The following nucleotide sequence is from Desulfatiglans anilini DSM 4660.
GTTGGGAGTTCCCCCGATTCATCAAACGGTCAGGAGTTCAACATGTTGAAGAAGGCTGTTTTTCCAGGCAAATACATCCAGGGTCCCCATGCGATCACCGAGCTGCCCTCGTTGATCACATTGCTGGGTCATCAGGGGCTGATACTGGCTTCGCCCTCGGTTCTGGATAAGGTGCTCCCTCGATGCGCCATAGATCTGAACGCGGAAGGCATCCACACCGAGCTGTTCCGCGGCGAGTGCTGCGAGGAGGAAGTGGGCCGGATCGGCGCGATTCTGTCGGAAAAACAGGTTGATGTGCTGGTCGGGATGGGTGGGGGAAAAACCATTGACACCGCGAAGATAGCCGCTGATCGGGCGAACAGACCCGTGATCGTCATCCCCACTATCGCTTCGACCGATGCTCCGTGCAGCGGATGTGCAGTGCTGTACTCGAGTGATGGGGTCTTTGAAGCCGTGCACTATCAAAAAGCCAACCCCGCGGCGGTTCTCGTCGATGTGGACATCATCGCAGCGGCCCCGACCCGGTTCCTGGTGGCGGGCATGGGCGACGCACTGGCCACCTGGTTCGAAGCCAGGTCCTGCAGCCGCACCCAATCGGTGAACGAGTGCGGCGGACGCAGCACAACTGCCGGGCTTCACATCGCCAAACTCTGTTATGAAACCCTGCTGGCCTATGGTTCGGCCGCCCGGATCGCCGCCGAAAGGCGCATCGTCACACCCGCTCTGGAGCACATCGTCGAGGCGAATATCCTGTTGAGCGGTCTGGGGTTCGAAAGCGCCGGATTGGCGGCGGCACATGCCATACACAATGGTTTGACCGCCCTGGCGGAAACCCATTCATTCTACCATGGCGAAAAAGTAGCCTTTGGCGTTTTAGCCGGGCTCCAGCTTTCAGATGCCTCCATGGACGAGTCGGCAACGGTTTTTGCCTTCTGTGAAGACGTCGGGTTGCCGACCACGCTTGCAGACATCGGGCTCGGGAACGCCGATCCGGAAAGACTGATGGAAGCAGCGGAAAAAGCGTGTGCTCCCGACCAGCCCATCCATCACGAAGCGGGGATCACGACCCCCGAAAAAGTCCTGAATGCGATGCTTGCGGCAGATGCTGCAGGCAAGGCGAGGAAAAGCGACGCCGTGTGCTCGGCAAGACGGCAGCCGAGCGCAAAGCCATGATGAGCGCGTCGTGCTTCTACGGTTCGATGAGCATCGGCGATTGGTGTCCAAGCCGTATGACAGGCGCGTTGTGAATCTACAGAGGGGGATTCCTCTCCCCCTGAAAAGGTTTAGCCACACACCGAGGACGCCGCGCGGTCGATGAGGAGGGGTTGCACGCATTCATCATGAATTAGCCAAATGGTTATACAAATTCCTCGTGTTTTTAGTCTCTGATGTCGTTCCGGATCTCACATGTCTTCATCTCTGTCTTCTGTAGATCATATGAAACGGGCTGGTCCGGGGTGTAAAATACACCCCAGCCAAGAAATCCAAAACGGAGGACCAGCCCATGAAAAAAGTAGCGTATGTCGGTGTAGATTACCACATGAATTCTCTTTCGATCGCCGTAGTGGTCGAGGGTGAGAAGCGGATTCAC
It contains:
- a CDS encoding glycerol dehydrogenase is translated as MLKKAVFPGKYIQGPHAITELPSLITLLGHQGLILASPSVLDKVLPRCAIDLNAEGIHTELFRGECCEEEVGRIGAILSEKQVDVLVGMGGGKTIDTAKIAADRANRPVIVIPTIASTDAPCSGCAVLYSSDGVFEAVHYQKANPAAVLVDVDIIAAAPTRFLVAGMGDALATWFEARSCSRTQSVNECGGRSTTAGLHIAKLCYETLLAYGSAARIAAERRIVTPALEHIVEANILLSGLGFESAGLAAAHAIHNGLTALAETHSFYHGEKVAFGVLAGLQLSDASMDESATVFAFCEDVGLPTTLADIGLGNADPERLMEAAEKACAPDQPIHHEAGITTPEKVLNAMLAADAAGKARKSDAVCSARRQPSAKP